DNA from Nanoarchaeota archaeon:
CATTCTGCTTCCGGCAATGATTGACACGATTCCGATAATAATGAGTATTATAAACGTATTTTTGGCATGCGCGTATTGCGGACTTTTTTTCTGGAATTCTTCATCGCACTTTGCGCTTTCTTTTTGGCACTCTTTGAATTTCTCGCTTTGTGTAATATTAAACGAGCATTCTTGCGCCTCTTTTGGAAAAGGCATGGGTACAGTGCTTGAAGTATCATAATATTTGCTTTCGCATTCACGCACAGGAGCGTAGCAGTCGTATTTGAGATAGCATTTGTTTACTGAATAATCGTATTCTGGCATCGGGTAAATAACATTCAGCGCGTATGCTGCAAACGCCGCAAAGACAACGGCGATTCCGATTGAAAGAAATGTTTTTGAAAGGCTCATAAAATACACTGAACTTAAGAGTATTTATATTTTCAAGGAGCATTTTACTCATATGAAGAAAATCACGCAAATAAGTTGTGTTTTGCAATGCGCAACAGTAAACGACTTATATGACCTATCCTTGAAATCGGCTCAATCTAAGGAGAAAAAGGTATTCATATATGAAAAGAGTGACCTTTCAAAAATTATCGGAAGTGAAAAGGCAGAAGAATTAAGAAAATTATTCCTCAAAAATGAAATAAAAATCAAACAAATAACAAATGTACCGATAATCCCTTCCTTTTCAAGAAATGTTGAATTTGTAAATAACTGTATGTTTTTTAGAGATCTGCCTAAAGAAACGTTTAATATCGATAACGAGATACTTATTTTTGATGATATTGTCGCAGTCTATAATATTGAGCCAAAGTTAAAATTAACAATTATCAAAGACAAGAGTTTCGCTGAAAATCAAAAGCAACTTTTCACGAATCTTTGGGAACAAGGGCAAACTCCGAAATTGGGCTTTGAATATAAGCCAAACCACAGTTTTTACAATTCCATTAATTTCGCCATACAAAAAAAACACATAATTGTTTATCCGGACAAGGATGCTTTAGGCATGGCAAGCGGAAATACTTTATTAGTTCTTGATTATGAAGAAAAATTAAGGAGGCAATCCGAGGACTTAAAGTCGTATTTTAACGGTCCGTCTCCTCACTTGCCTTTAGAACTTCTCAATGGAATGGATTTTTTATAGCTAAGCAAAAATTAAATAAATTGATTTGAAATATAATTTATGTGGGCTCTCTTTTTAAAACAACGCGCATCAATAGATTAAGAATTACATTATCACAATGCCTTTTTTTGTCACATCAAATTCAGCCCATGATCTGGACACCGCGGTGCCGCGCATTTTTGCCACGCGAAGCAGGCGCTTGTCCATCTCAAATTTCATTTCGATAAGCCCTTCTGCCATGTAATTCAATATTGCAACTGTCTTTTCGTCATGTATGCCTTCTTCTATTGTAAAAAGCAGGGTTGATTTCTGCGAGATGGCTGATGCTATAAAATCCTTTAAGAATTTCAATGAGAGCTCAGGGTCTGAATAAAGGAGAAGCGTTGACAGCGAGTCTACAACAATTCTTTTTCGTTCTTTTCCGACATCGTTTAACATATCCTCAAAAATCATAGAGAGTTGATTCAAGTCTGAAAGGCCTGTCAGAGCGTATCGTGATGATGATTGTACCCCGATTCTATAAGAAAAGCAGTCAAGGAAAATTATCTTGTTTTTTGTCTCCCAGCCGAAACGCGACATTGACGTTTCTATTGTTTCCGGCCTGACATCAAATGTAAGAAATATGCATCTTTCGTTTTTCTTTAATCCTTCATGCATGAATTGCTGGCAGAAAATGCTTTTGCCGACTCCCGGCGTTCCATAAAGCAGCACCGAAGTGCTTTCAGGAAATCCGCCTTCAAGCATGCCGTCTAGTTTTGGAATTCCCGTAGAAGTATTATTTGGTTTGATAGCCATAATGATCATCAGCTACTAGTTCTGCAGATATTATTCATCTATTCGCGCGATGAATTCGTCGCAATCGTCTCCAAGGCCTCCGCAAAGCGTTTCTGTGACTGTTATGCGCTTTCCGATCTTTGCTTCAAGAATTCCTGCAATAAGGCCTGCTTCAAAGAAACAAACTTGTTTTCCTACCGGTGGCATTTCCCAACAGGTGGAGCAGTGTTCAAGCCTGTAAACATATCTTCCGTTTTGCGTTCCGATAACTTTTAGCTTTCCAAATCCTAGGTCGCCGAAAAATTTCACAAGAAATATATTTGCATCGGGAATCTTTCCCTTTATTCTTTCCGCAAGCGTGTGCTTAGCGAATTTTTTTCCCGCCATATAAAGCGCGGAAAAATAGCCGACACTAAGCCATTCCAACGAATAGATTATCGCCCTTTTTGACATGATGCTTTCTTTCCCGCGTTTTTTCCCGGAAAAGTAATCATCAAGTTCTGATTTTATTGCAGTTTCCCAGCGTTCTATCATTTCTCTCAACTCCGTTAATGACTGGTGCGTTCGGCGAAGCCGAATGCGCCTCAGTGCTCAAGGTTATGAGGAACCTTGGCGTTCTATCATTTCTCACCCACTTCATTATAAAGACGATGCCTCGACAATATGATATGGATTACACATGTTCTGTTTTATAAAGCATGTAGAAGCCATACACCAGCAAAATCGAGCCGGATATTGAGTATATCAGGTATACGTTGAAGAATTCGCTTATGATTAAGTGGAGAGGGCGCGCAATTTCAGATGCTGCGAAAAAAACAATTCCCTGATAGATGTATTTCCAGTAATTTACTTCCACTACAAAATTCTTGGAATACTTGTAGATGAACCATGACAGAGAAACCAGAAGTGCAGCAGTTATCCAGCTTGACACGAGTAATGTGCTTTCAAACATTTCTTGTCTCCTCCTCTATTTTATATATTCCGTATGTTGCAAGCAGTACACCTAATGGCTGCATGATGCTGTAAAAAAACACGTAATTCTGGAATGGGAACCATTCAATTACAAAAGGCAAAAACATCAGCGTATTTACCCCCATATAGAAAGACAATCCCAGAAAAAACAGCTTCCAGAATGATGGTATGGGACGATTTTCGAAGAACTCTGTCAGATACTTGTTAAAAAAATATATTGCGCCTGCAAGCAAAAGGATGAATGCGGATTCAAAAATGTATTTATAGAGATACATACTAATATATTATAGCGCATAAGATATTTATATATGAGTGCTATCAAAGAGAGAGTGGTGGGTTTGTGTTTGAAAAAATAGTTACTGGGATAAGCGGTTTGGATGTTCTTCTTGAAGGAGGCATTCCGAAAAATCACACGATTTTGCTTGCCGGAACTTCCGGCTCGGGGAAAAGCATTTTTTCGATGCAGTTTCTTTTGGCAGGGGCCCAAAAAGGCGAACCGGGACTTTATATTACCTTTGAAGAGGATGAGGCAAGTGTTCTTAAAGTTTTTGGCGAGTTTTCATGGGACTTGAAAAAATTTCTTAAAAATGACCTGATACGGATAATACGTTATGACCCCTACAGGTTTCAGGACATAATGGACATAATATCCAGCAACATAAAGCAGATGGGCGCAAAACGGATTGTAATAGACTCGGTTTCTGCTATCGGCCTTTATATACAGGATGTGCGGGAGATAAGAAAGACGCTTGTTGATATACAGAGCTTAGTAAAAAGCACGGATTGCACTGCGCTGATAATAACCGAAGCACCTTCAGATAATCCAAAAAAGCTCAGCAGATTCGATGTCGAAGAGTTTGTTGCGGACGGAATAATTGTCTTGTATTACACGCCGGTTTCAAACGAATACACTCGGGGCATTTTCGTATGGAAAATGCGCGGAACAAACCATTCCAGAAAGATACATCCTTTCAAAATAACTACTAATGGCATAACGGTTTATCCGAAAGAAGAGGCTCTTGTAAAATTATGATATTACAGCGCTTCAAATAATTGCCTGCAGCGGTTCATTGGCAATTTATGGCTCTTATCTGCGGAGTCAAATATTCTTTGTTTTTGAAATATTTATGAACTTCGCTCGAGGAATATATGATTTATTGGCGGTATGAAAAATGGAAAACAAAGAAAACTTTAAATCGTCTGTATCTGGAAAAGGTGTTGCTTCAGCCGGCAATTCTTCAAAAAAATCTGATGGGAACAAAAAGGTTTCTGTTTCATCAAAAATCGATAAATATTTGCGCTCAAAGCTTGCGCCTGTAAAAAAAGAAGAAAGTGATGTAGAAAAATTGCGCTTCAGGCTGAAAGAGAGAAATCTTCTAAAAGATTATGCTGTGCTTTCTGTGCCTCTTAAAACAAGAATGTATAATACAATTAATATGCTTGTTTCGAATTTTATGCGCGCAGAAACATCTAAGAATTCAAGAATCGCAGCAAATGTTTTTTTCGGGGGCTTTGTTAAAATATCTCCGGAGTATTTTGAGCCGTTAAAGGATGCCATTGCCATATCGGATATGAAGATTATTCCTGAAAGCTATATCGGTATAGTGAGCGCAATCGCATTTTCCGCAGCATTCTCTGCGGCGCTGATCATTGCGGCAATTTCTGTAGTGTATGGGCTGAGCTTTTTATTGATGCTGGTGGGGATGCTGATTTTTCCCGCGCTTGTTTTTTTAATAACATTTACTCTCGGATATGCATATCCTTTTCAAAGAGTGAAGTCAAAAATGCAGGACATAAATACAAATCTTCCGTTTGCAATAAATCACATGGCTGCGATAGCGTCTTCCGGAGTTCCACCCGAGAAAGCATTCGAAATGATGGCGCAGTTCAAGGAATATGGCGCGGTTTCCATCGAATCAAGAAATCTCGTCAGGCAAATAAACGTATTTGGAAAAGACATACTTAATGCCATACGATTTACCGCTATGCGCACACCGTCAAAGGAATTTAAAGAGCTTCTTTATGGCATTCTTTCAATAATAGAAACCGGAGGAAATATGAAAGACTATCTTAATGAAATGTCTCAGCTCGCGCTTTTCAATTACAAGCTCGCAAGGAAAAAGTATATCGAGACGCTTTCAACATACGCAGACATTTACACAGCAATATTGATAGCTGCGCCGCTTTTCCTTGTTTCAATACTTGCTGTGATGAATATGGTTCCGGGCTCATCTGTAGGGGGGCTCAGCATAGAGGACTTTATGTGGCTGGGCGTATATGTACTAATACCTGTTTTGAATGTCGGCTTCCTTTTATTCATTTCATATACTCAGCCGGATATGTAATTTATTAAGTGATGTTTTATGAAGACTCCGTTACAGAAAATTTTCAAATTAATGAAAACGAACGAGGAAAAGAGTACTATCATAATATCTGTTTTCGGAGGTATAGTATTCTTTCTTTTCAGTTATTTTTACCTTATACCAAAATTGAACAATGAGTTTATGTCTAACATCCTGATACTTCTATCATTTATTATGATGGGAGTCCCGCCGGCAATGCTCCGTTACAATAAATATCAACAAATGAAGGAAGTTGAAGAATCATTTCCTGATTTCATACGTGATATAACTGAAGGGTTGAGAGGCGGCATGACGCTTTCGCTTGCAATAAAATATGCGTCTAACAATAATTATGGCGCGCTAAATTCTCATATAAAGACTCTTGTTGCGCAAATAACCTGGGGGATTCCATTTGATAATGCACTGCATAATTTTGTCAAAAGTATAGATGATCCGACAATCACAAGGGCAATTTCAACAGTGATAGAAGCGCACAGGTCTGGCGGAAATATTGCAGAAGCTCTTGATGCTGTGGGAAAATCCACTGTGGAAATAGAGAAGCTTCGCCGTGAAAGAACATCAAGAATTTCAAGCCAGATGATGACTGGATATGTCATCTTTTTCATTTTTGTCGTGATAATGATAGGTATGAGGGAATTCCTTCTTCCAGCACTTACATGGGGATCAGCAACATCTCCTGGAGCTGAGGAGATGATGGCTGCTTCAAATGCAAATGTGAACGTAGAGGCATACGGGCGAATGTTTTCACATCTTGCAATAATACAAGGTATCTTTTCAGGCCTTGCAATAGGAAAACTTGCAGAGGGCAATCTTTCAGCAGGCGTAAAACACGCCGCTTTGATGTCCTTGATGGGGTATATAACTCTTATGTTGGCACATACTTTACTTGGCGGTGCGTCTGTAGTTAGCAGTGTTGGCGTTTGAATGGTGCTGTTGCACAATTCGCAGAGCACATACACCTTAGCGTTATCTGCAAAGCTAAAACCGAGTCATTCAAAATTCTTGCGTTCAACGCTAAGATTTGAGCAAGAATTTTGGCATATATAAATCTTATGCAACAGCACCCGTAAATGCGGACATATAATCTTTATATAGACAGAAGGATAAATAGTAATATTCAAAAGAATATAAGTTTTAGTCATATTATTTAATTGTTCAATGTGGTAAAATGAGAATCTTAAAGGGAGTATCTCCGCTTATTGCTTCAGTTCTATTGATTGCATTTACCATGGCTATAGCGGCAGTTTTAACTGCATGGATTTCAGGCTTTACAACAGCGCAAAGGGAAAAGACTGCAGTTTTTGAAGAGAAAATAGCATGCAATTACGGATTTATAGAGAACGATATTGATTTTACGGAATATAATTATACTGATGATACAACAGCGTTTTTCAAGACACGGCTAAAGAATACGGGCACCATAGACCTTTCAATAGGTAGATATCAGACATGGTTCGAAGACAGTTCAGTTCCCTTAGTGTGGACAATTGATAATCCCGGAAACAATACTGCAATAAAGAAATTGAATGACAAAATACTTACCTTTAATGTGAGTGGAGGTCGTCTCATAAAGATAAAAATAATCGGGCACATTTGTGACGGAATTACTGCGACTGTGAGCGAACCACTTGGCGGCTGGAATCGGGGTCCAACATTAGAATCTGATGCCGTGCCATTAAAAGAGTGATTATTTGATAACTCTTCTTGAAAGCGCCATAAAACTTTGAGGTAATCTTATATGTATGTATTAAAGAAAAAGGGTGTATCTCCTCTTATTGCATCTGTGCTTTTGATAGCATTTACACTCTCTATCGGGGCTTTCATGTCGACATGGCTTCAAGATATAACAAAAAAGCAAACATCAGAAGCTACGGAAAATTCAAAGCCGGAATGCCAGTTTGCAAATCTTAATATTCAGAATATTTCTTTTACCAATGCCACAACGAAATTGCGGATCGATGTCGAGAATACGGGAACGAAATCGGTTTTGATAAGCGGCATCAGAATAATATATTCAAACGACACGAATGCCGAGGCGAATTTCACAAAGACTATGATAAATGCCGGCGATGTTTATACTCTTGTGATGTACAATACGACAGACAATTCTTCAATCAACAGCAATATAAGAAAGCTGAAATTAATCACCAGCTGCCCGAACAATAATTTGGAATATCTTGGAAGCTTTATAACAATCATATGATTGTCGCAAATATGGTAGCTGAATTGCAGAATTAATCAGATTTATATTTATGAGTGCTATCACACACATATTTGGGTGTTAATCTGTATTCAATAACATTTTTCCCTCTTATATGCGTAAAAGCAAACATTATTGGGCAATGAAATTTCGATGAGTGCTTCGTTGCCTTTTATATCAATCACTTTTATTGCATATTTTTTTTCCCTTCAAAAATATATTCAAAGTTACGGCTTTCTAATAGTTGTTTTACATTATCTCGAAATACTTCTAAAACTTCTTTTGGAATTGTCTTTACAACATTACTCACATCGTCGGACATACCATCACTAGTTATTATGAATTGGTGAATAATTTAAATCTACACGTTGGAATCAATTCCTGAAAATAATGAGATATTTGAGAAAAAGAACTTTTGAGGGCGCTTTTCGCGCCCTCTATAAATTATTTAATAATCTCCGCCCATGCTGCCCATTCCAGGCGGCATTCCGCCCTTTGAGAGCTTGGATGCCGAAATGATGTCGTCGATTCTTAGTATCATTTCTGCAGCTTCTGATGCGGATTTTATCGCCTGCGTTTTGATTTTGAGCGGCTCGATGACATTGATTGCCTTCATGTCGCTGATTGTATTTTTCATTACATCAACACCCGCAGTTACCATGCCTTTGTCATGCCTTGCGCGAAGCTCTACTAGTATGTCAATCGGGTCAAGCCCTGCGTTTTCTGCAAGTGTTCTTGGAATGATTTCCATGGCGTTTGCAAAAGCGTTTACTGCAAGCTGTTCTCGGCCGCCGACCTGATCAGCATATCTTCGAAGATCTTTTGCGACTTCTGCTTCAGGAGCTCCTCCTCCTGCAACCATGAATCCGACTTCAAGGGCTGCTGCAACGCATTTTACTGCGTCGTCCATTGCCCTATAGATTTCCTCAACAACGTGCTCTGTACCTCCGCGTACAATTATAGAGACTGCTTTCGGTTCTTTGCATTCGCGCACGAATGTCATTGCCTCGCCTCCGACTTTGATTTCTTCAACAAGGCCAGCGAAACCTATATCTGTCTTTTCAAGGTCATTAAGGCTTGTCACAACTCTTGCACCTGTTGCTCTTGCAAGCGCGTCCATGTCTGATTTTTTCACGCGCCTTGCAGCAAAAATACCTTTCTTTGAAAGGAAGTGCTGAGCCATGTCGTCAATTCCCTTCTGGCAGAATAATACGTTTGCGCCTGATGCAACTATTTTTTCAACCATTGTTTTGAGCATCTTTTCTTCGGACTCGACAAATGCCTGAAGCTGTGACGGGTCTGTGATTCTTATCTGCGCGTCAGTTTCAGTTTCCTTTATTTCAAGAGCAGCGTCAACAAGCGCGATTTTTGCATCCTTGATACTTGAAGCCATGCCCGAATGTACGCGCTCCTTGTCAACGATTATGCCTTTGATAAGTTCAGTCTCATCAGTTGAGCCTCCTGCTTTCTTTTCCATTTTCAGGTTGTCGAGATTTATTGTGATTTTATTGCCGTCTTTTTCTGCAATTGAAATAACTCCATCAACAGCGATTTTTGCAAGGTGCTCTCCCGCGGATTCCGCGCTTTTTCCTGTCATCGAAGTTATTGCGATATTCTTCAGGAGATCCTTATCATTTAACGTAATCGGTATTGCGATTTTCTTTAGTATTTCAAGAGCCTTTGTTTTTGCAAGCCTGTATCCCGATGCGATTATTGTCGGGTGGACATTCTGGTCAAGAAGTGCTTCAGATTCTTTCAGAAGCGCGCCTGCAATAATCACTGCTGTTGTTGTTCCGTCGCCGACTTCCTTATTCTGGGTTTTTGCGACCTCAACAACCATTTTTGCTGCCGGGTGCTCGATTTCCATTTCTTCAAGAATCGTTACGCCGTCATTTGTTATAACAACGTCGCCTATTGAGTCTGTAAGCATTTTGTCCATGCCCTTTGGGCCAAGAGTCGAGCGCACTGCGTCTGCCACTGCGCGTGCAGCTGCAATATTCTGCCGTTGCGCGCTTCTGCGGTTGTCCTTAAACGCCCCTTCGGGCAAAATGAAGATTGGTTGTCCTTGTCCTTGTTGATTTGCCATGTTTAACACCTTTGATATATCAGTATGATTTATGAATTATCAGTATTGTTATTATTGTTATAGAATTAAGCTTTATTAAGCTTAAGCAAACTTATAATTCATTGTATTGCATTGCATTATTTTCTGATATGTTTAATGCGTGGCAAGCTTTAAAAAACTTGCTGATGTGCGTTTCTTGATGCATCCGAAGCAGCACATAATATTCCGAGAGTTAAATAGCTATTCAGGCAAACAATTATATGCTGACTGAGAAATACAAGCCAAAGTCTCTCAAAGAGTTTATAGGAAACGGCACTGTGGTTAATGATATTCTTGCATGGGCCAAAAACTGGAAAAATGAGCCCAAAAAAATGCTTCTTATCCACGGAAAGCCGGGTACAGGAAAAACGACACTCGTGGAGCTTATTGCAAAAGAACTGAATTACCATCTTGTTGCCACAAACGCTTCGGATATGCGTTCTGCAAAGGCTTTACACGAAGGATTCGGCCATTCCCTTGAACAGCAGTCGCTTTTCTTTCGGGGGAAACTGGTTGTATTTGATGAAGTCGACGGCCTTTCCGGAGGGGATCGGGGCGGAGCGGGAGAGATAGCCAAAATCGCAAAGACTTCAAAATTTCCAGTAGTTCTTCTTGCAAATGACATCTATGTGAAAAAGCTCGACCCGCTGAAAAAGGCGAGCAAAATCATCGCGTTTCATAGCATCTATGCGGCAAGCATTGAAAAGCGCCTGAAAGAGATTTGCGAAAAAGAGGGTGTTGTGTGCGATGAGAAAGTTGTGAAATCCATTGCGTCAACTGCCGGAGGAGATCTGAAAGCGGCAATAAACGACCTTGAAACTGTGATAACCGGGCGCAAAACTGCCGTCTATGAGGATTCAAAAATGCTTTCTCCGCGCGATGCAGAAATGTCAGTCCAGGATTCGCTTCGCGTTGTGTTCAAGACGCTTTCTGCTGCTAATGCATGCGAAGCGATGCGCGATTCAGACAAGCCGGTGGATGAATTGATCCAATGGATTCGCGAGAATATACCGCTTGAATATGAGCGAGCCGATGATGTTGCGCGGGCTTATGCCGCTGTTTCCAGGGCGAATCTATTTATGGGGCGCATTGTGCGCCAGCAGTACTGGGACTACATGGGTTATGCCTCGCAGATTGCAGGCGCAGGCGTTGCTTTGGCTAAAAAAGAGAAGTATTCAAAGTTCGTGCTTTACAAATTCCCGACAAGAATCGCGATGATGGGCAGGTCAAGAATTGAGCGCGCAATCCGCGATAAATTCGCCCTGAAACTGGCAGGGCACCTGCATTGCGGAAAGAGGGCAGCGCGCGAATATCTGCCGCTTCTGAATGTTATTGAAGAGGCGCGCCCGCAGGAGTACGGGCAGTTCTTAGTTGAGATTGGCGCAGGGGAAGCTGACAACGATGAAACTGAAAACAGCGATAACTGAGCAACGCATAAACTAACTTTATAAATATTGGCGCACTCACTACTGCTCGGTTGATTTATGGGTTGTAAACTATGCCTCAATGAACGTGGCTATAAGGGAAATTTTATAAAAAATGGTGTTTGTCCGATATATTTTTCAGAACTTGTTAATAGAGTAAATCACTTTTCTGAAATGGTTCAAGGTGCTGCGGATGTATTCGCAGATTTGTTGAACTGTCCGCCGGAATACACAACCATAAACCAATATCTCAAAGAGAAAGATGAATTTGATGGCGATCTTATCAGAGGCATTGTTGAAGCGCATGATAGTACGTGGCAGAAGGCTCGAGAAGACAAAAAATTCACATTATTTTTGGATTCAAATCCTGCGTTATACCACAATATTTGGCAGCTTGTTTGCGACCCATAATCTTTTTTGAAAAAGTTCGTATTAGTATCATCTCAGACATCAGTTCACATTAAAATTGTGCGTTTTAGCGCGATAATGCATAATGTCCCATGATTTGCAGTTGTGTCGCATTTGGATTTTTCTTTGAGTTTTAGAATGTTCGG
Protein-coding regions in this window:
- a CDS encoding RAD55 family ATPase, encoding MAIKPNNTSTGIPKLDGMLEGGFPESTSVLLYGTPGVGKSIFCQQFMHEGLKKNERCIFLTFDVRPETIETSMSRFGWETKNKIIFLDCFSYRIGVQSSSRYALTGLSDLNQLSMIFEDMLNDVGKERKRIVVDSLSTLLLYSDPELSLKFLKDFIASAISQKSTLLFTIEEGIHDEKTVAILNYMAEGLIEMKFEMDKRLLRVAKMRGTAVSRSWAEFDVTKKGIVIM
- a CDS encoding 4-vinyl reductase, whose amino-acid sequence is MIERWETAIKSELDDYFSGKKRGKESIMSKRAIIYSLEWLSVGYFSALYMAGKKFAKHTLAERIKGKIPDANIFLVKFFGDLGFGKLKVIGTQNGRYVYRLEHCSTCWEMPPVGKQVCFFEAGLIAGILEAKIGKRITVTETLCGGLGDDCDEFIARIDE
- a CDS encoding AAA family ATPase; its protein translation is MFEKIVTGISGLDVLLEGGIPKNHTILLAGTSGSGKSIFSMQFLLAGAQKGEPGLYITFEEDEASVLKVFGEFSWDLKKFLKNDLIRIIRYDPYRFQDIMDIISSNIKQMGAKRIVIDSVSAIGLYIQDVREIRKTLVDIQSLVKSTDCTALIITEAPSDNPKKLSRFDVEEFVADGIIVLYYTPVSNEYTRGIFVWKMRGTNHSRKIHPFKITTNGITVYPKEEALVKL
- a CDS encoding type II secretion system F family protein; this encodes MENKENFKSSVSGKGVASAGNSSKKSDGNKKVSVSSKIDKYLRSKLAPVKKEESDVEKLRFRLKERNLLKDYAVLSVPLKTRMYNTINMLVSNFMRAETSKNSRIAANVFFGGFVKISPEYFEPLKDAIAISDMKIIPESYIGIVSAIAFSAAFSAALIIAAISVVYGLSFLLMLVGMLIFPALVFLITFTLGYAYPFQRVKSKMQDINTNLPFAINHMAAIASSGVPPEKAFEMMAQFKEYGAVSIESRNLVRQINVFGKDILNAIRFTAMRTPSKEFKELLYGILSIIETGGNMKDYLNEMSQLALFNYKLARKKYIETLSTYADIYTAILIAAPLFLVSILAVMNMVPGSSVGGLSIEDFMWLGVYVLIPVLNVGFLLFISYTQPDM
- a CDS encoding type II secretion system F family protein; translation: MSNILILLSFIMMGVPPAMLRYNKYQQMKEVEESFPDFIRDITEGLRGGMTLSLAIKYASNNNYGALNSHIKTLVAQITWGIPFDNALHNFVKSIDDPTITRAISTVIEAHRSGGNIAEALDAVGKSTVEIEKLRRERTSRISSQMMTGYVIFFIFVVIMIGMREFLLPALTWGSATSPGAEEMMAASNANVNVEAYGRMFSHLAIIQGIFSGLAIGKLAEGNLSAGVKHAALMSLMGYITLMLAHTLLGGASVVSSVGV
- a CDS encoding type IV pilin gives rise to the protein MRILKGVSPLIASVLLIAFTMAIAAVLTAWISGFTTAQREKTAVFEEKIACNYGFIENDIDFTEYNYTDDTTAFFKTRLKNTGTIDLSIGRYQTWFEDSSVPLVWTIDNPGNNTAIKKLNDKILTFNVSGGRLIKIKIIGHICDGITATVSEPLGGWNRGPTLESDAVPLKE
- a CDS encoding TCP-1/cpn60 chaperonin family protein yields the protein MANQQGQGQPIFILPEGAFKDNRRSAQRQNIAAARAVADAVRSTLGPKGMDKMLTDSIGDVVITNDGVTILEEMEIEHPAAKMVVEVAKTQNKEVGDGTTTAVIIAGALLKESEALLDQNVHPTIIASGYRLAKTKALEILKKIAIPITLNDKDLLKNIAITSMTGKSAESAGEHLAKIAVDGVISIAEKDGNKITINLDNLKMEKKAGGSTDETELIKGIIVDKERVHSGMASSIKDAKIALVDAALEIKETETDAQIRITDPSQLQAFVESEEKMLKTMVEKIVASGANVLFCQKGIDDMAQHFLSKKGIFAARRVKKSDMDALARATGARVVTSLNDLEKTDIGFAGLVEEIKVGGEAMTFVRECKEPKAVSIIVRGGTEHVVEEIYRAMDDAVKCVAAALEVGFMVAGGGAPEAEVAKDLRRYADQVGGREQLAVNAFANAMEIIPRTLAENAGLDPIDILVELRARHDKGMVTAGVDVMKNTISDMKAINVIEPLKIKTQAIKSASEAAEMILRIDDIISASKLSKGGMPPGMGSMGGDY
- a CDS encoding replication factor C large subunit, whose product is MLTEKYKPKSLKEFIGNGTVVNDILAWAKNWKNEPKKMLLIHGKPGTGKTTLVELIAKELNYHLVATNASDMRSAKALHEGFGHSLEQQSLFFRGKLVVFDEVDGLSGGDRGGAGEIAKIAKTSKFPVVLLANDIYVKKLDPLKKASKIIAFHSIYAASIEKRLKEICEKEGVVCDEKVVKSIASTAGGDLKAAINDLETVITGRKTAVYEDSKMLSPRDAEMSVQDSLRVVFKTLSAANACEAMRDSDKPVDELIQWIRENIPLEYERADDVARAYAAVSRANLFMGRIVRQQYWDYMGYASQIAGAGVALAKKEKYSKFVLYKFPTRIAMMGRSRIERAIRDKFALKLAGHLHCGKRAAREYLPLLNVIEEARPQEYGQFLVEIGAGEADNDETENSDN